In Marmota flaviventris isolate mMarFla1 chromosome 19, mMarFla1.hap1, whole genome shotgun sequence, the DNA window ACAGTTGTGGGGCAGTCCTAAGGGGTGGTTGGACCCATCTTGGAAGAATTTTTAGGGTGTGTGTAGAAAGCCACAAATGTGAGAAGACTCCTGTATGAAGAACCAGAGGGGACCACCCTACACTGGACCTGTGCCAGGCTGGGAATTGGGCATCTGTCTTGGAAATCCAGAGGCAGAAAACAGAGCAATGTTGGTATAGATACAGGAAGGAAGAGCAGTCAGATGTGGCTGCACCTCCAGTCTCTCTGCCAGGGACAGGAGGTGCCCATGCTCTCCTCCACTCCTCTCAGGTGGGCTTTAGGTTTCCTTGACTCTTTAACAACTGGCCTTTAGGGAGCTTGTGTGTTGCTTTGACTCGGGAagtgtggaaaagaaaaacaaactatacTACAGTGCTGTGATCTCGTGAACACGGAGCAAACAGGACAAAGAggctaaaagtaaaagaaaggttagtgcccctctgctcccctcctaCCCTCCCAGGTAGTGAGTCCTGATTGATGAAGGAGACCCAATACTCACAGGGCCAGAAAGAAGTGGATTCGTTGGTACTGCCAGGAGAAGAGGCCAGCCCGGCTAAAATAAGCTATGACCATAGACAGGAGGTACtgatggagagagaagaaaaacacagagagagGTCACAtcctggaagaggaggaaagaggggacAGGAATGGGAGTCTGGGGTGAAGAGTGCCCCTGAGAGAAGTTCACCACGTAAGGAGACCTGCTGGTTTGGGGAAGGACCTGAGACAGTCAGAGCAGTTGGGGGAAGAAGAGACTTAGGGTGTTCTGTAGGATCAGCTCTGAGGGGACCTTTTGAGGAAAGGCATGTAGGTCAGCTGGGTGAGGAGGGTCTTGGGTAAGCTGGAGAACAGGGGGTCCCAAGAAGTGCAAAGAGGAGAGGAGCCCCAGCaatagggatatagctcactcTGTAGAGTGGTTGCtagcctcgcatgcacaaggccctgggttcaatccctagcatcacagaAAAAAGGCTGTTGAGcactggggttttggctcagtggtagagagcttgcctagcacatgtgaggcatcggattcgatcctcagcaccacataaagataaaaaataaaggtattctgtatatctacaactaaaacatatttaaaaaaataaaagaggagaggCGCCCAAAATCTCAGGTAACAATAGCCGAGAGAGGAGGATAGGAATGCAACACCCCAAGCAGAAGCAAGGTCCACCTGTCCTCACTGCATGGAACTGCTAGGCCCTGAAGAGAGATGTTGACAAGTCACAAAGGGTCAGGACTTGGCACATCTTGTTGGTTCTACATGGAGACAGAAGGACCGTGGGCTAGAAATCCCTCCTCATCCAGGCTGTGCTGGAGCAGGATCACTGCCCAGTAGAGAACAACCTCACCTTGTCAGACACTCTCAGATTCTTGTCCCAGGCCAGGAATCTTTTGACAACAGGATCTTCTGTGAACAGAACACTGGTGTTAGTTGGGAACCAGAAGGGGCTTCATGGGTGATAGACAACAGAGAGAAGAATAGGACCTCCACTGAAGAAGGTGTGGGATTGGAGTGCAATAGAGCCCAAAAGAGCCCGATATCCCAGTTGGATAGGAAAAGGACAGGAACattcctgggaaagctgcttTGCCCTGAAACCCCCCCAGGGAAACAACTGAGTGAGGGTTGGGGTAAGAGATAGACGTCTGTATGACTAAGAACTTGGAGTAAACCGCGAGGGCCCATCATCCCCCAAGAATGCACCACCTCAGAATTAGAGTTACTATGTTATTTTCTAGTTTGATAGGCACCGCTCAGGGAGGAGGAAATCTATTAGAACCACAGTGTCTGCAATCAGTGAGGTTAATTGGAATCAAGCTCTGTGATCCCAAGCAGGGTCATTTTTCAGGTGTAATGTAATCATCCATCATCTAAGAGTTTCACAGGGTACATGGGTCCTGAGTCCTCCAGGAATGGGGATCTCAGGGATAGCAGGGCTCTTTGGAAAAGTGCAGTGGCTGTAAGTTCCTTGTTTGTGTAAAGAGCAGGATTGGAGGGCGCTACCTGGGTGTCTCCCTACCTAGAAGCCTCTTGAAAACCTCATGGTGTTCTGGTTGCACCGAGTTCATGCGCCgttttttgagtttcattttgagGCCACACAGTGACACCACATCCCAGGGGTGATTTGGCTCACTTTCCAGTTCCTCCAGCTCATCCTCAGATTCAGTGGaggactctctctttctctttaggcCAGTGGTCTCAGGCAGGAGGCCAGATTCTACCCAAGGTACTGAATCAAAAATCTCCGGGGGATCATCATCCGAGTCTCCCTCAGATTCTGAGGTCCACTCTCTCTTCCTCGAGGACCGACATGGGAGGCAGGGTTTTACCCACAGAGCTGAGTAAAGGAAGCAGAGTCAGGCTCCTGTATTTGGAACTCATCCTTTCATCCTCTGATACCAGTTCACCTCCCACACCCCAGACCTTCAACTGTTGCCTTCTTAGCTTGGCTGGTAGCTGTCTTCTCCTTACCATTGTCCCATCTCCCTGTTCCTCAAAACTCTTTCTCATTATGGACACTTTCTCTCATGGGTGGAGTGACCCTTTTTACATCCCCTGTACCCATTTCCTG includes these proteins:
- the LOC114083564 gene encoding speedy protein E4-like, which codes for MTALWVKPCLPCRSSRKREWTSESEGDSDDDPPEIFDSVPWVESGLLPETTGLKRKRESSTESEDELEELESEPNHPWDVVSLCGLKMKLKKRRMNSVQPEHHEVFKRLLEDPVVKRFLAWDKNLRVSDKYLLSMVIAYFSRAGLFSWQYQRIHFFLALYLANDMEEDNQAPKQEIFRFLYGKSYAQRPLFHKLRYQFICSMDWNTRVSKEECEEIQAYDPELWVWGRDRTLIA